The bacterium genome contains a region encoding:
- a CDS encoding sulfatase, which produces MSNRRNSGLTRFLAPLVGASLLGGVLAAAGEYSLGCILGGARYWGVPRFYYQILLGVEAAWLSVLAAIAFGVCGAVYYLLYKRKDDLELAAPALWVVAVAACGAPVAHYLAVADVSFPWVKSRFAVAAAALFFLAVVSLWALSAAALYKALAALGRKVKKVPAKAVLIVLASALLLPVVAADVYYIVAGRRPAGRRPDVYVVVMDAFRADRLSFYGGAGGVAPRLEAFGREGVIFREAYTVSSWTKPAVASLFTSAYPGTHGVNSRVAALPEEAATLAEAMKGLGYATLAVSANPHVSWAGGMGDGFDVLDSTAGGSVMEAGGPSLSAARLLTRAKWAPSFLGPLWHPTTDGLELNRRLEFWFKITDAPRFVYLHYMEPHTPYRPRGEDEAALKTYFERARNEKVREIVRGRFFGARLTKDPHFRLDYTPADVALAKALYDSDVRRMDDVIADFLDEVVPAYSRGDEAVVVITADHGEEFGEHGRWLHGAGLHGEIARVPLMVRGAGRGNVRGAVNVVDITPTAVALAGGAPPGSWIGTDLTPYMSGDGAVPPRELLLEGIIEYPPARAGAAWASIELAATLDGGYYYLYDYNAGREYLYDEVRDLNQTYNLARGDDEAANAGLLAQRREELASLREAARARALTPRYVQLPSSLERQLRAMGYVN; this is translated from the coding sequence ATGTCAAATCGTAGAAACTCCGGTTTAACGCGGTTCCTGGCGCCGCTCGTCGGCGCGAGTTTGTTGGGCGGCGTATTGGCCGCGGCGGGGGAGTATTCGTTAGGTTGTATCCTGGGCGGCGCGCGTTATTGGGGCGTGCCGCGTTTTTATTATCAGATACTATTGGGTGTAGAGGCGGCGTGGCTCAGCGTGTTGGCGGCGATTGCCTTCGGCGTGTGCGGCGCGGTCTATTATTTATTATATAAAAGGAAGGACGATCTCGAGTTAGCGGCGCCGGCGCTCTGGGTAGTCGCCGTCGCGGCGTGCGGCGCGCCGGTCGCGCACTATTTGGCCGTCGCGGACGTGAGTTTCCCGTGGGTTAAATCGCGGTTCGCGGTGGCGGCCGCGGCGTTGTTTTTCCTGGCGGTAGTAAGCCTGTGGGCGCTGTCGGCGGCGGCGCTTTATAAGGCCCTGGCCGCGCTGGGTCGCAAGGTAAAGAAAGTTCCGGCGAAGGCGGTTTTAATCGTGCTGGCGTCGGCGCTACTGCTGCCGGTCGTCGCCGCGGACGTGTATTATATAGTCGCGGGGCGCCGGCCGGCCGGGCGGCGGCCTGACGTGTACGTGGTGGTTATGGACGCCTTCCGCGCGGACCGGCTCAGTTTTTACGGCGGCGCGGGGGGAGTGGCGCCCCGCCTCGAGGCGTTCGGCCGGGAGGGCGTAATATTCCGGGAAGCCTATACCGTGTCGTCGTGGACGAAGCCGGCGGTGGCGTCGCTCTTTACGTCCGCGTATCCGGGCACGCACGGCGTGAATTCGCGGGTCGCCGCGTTGCCCGAGGAAGCGGCGACGTTGGCGGAAGCTATGAAGGGGTTGGGGTACGCGACGTTGGCGGTATCGGCCAACCCGCACGTGAGTTGGGCGGGCGGTATGGGCGACGGCTTCGACGTGTTGGACAGCACGGCCGGGGGGAGCGTAATGGAGGCCGGCGGGCCGTCGCTCTCGGCGGCGCGGTTGTTGACGAGGGCGAAGTGGGCGCCGTCCTTTTTAGGGCCGTTGTGGCATCCGACGACGGACGGCCTCGAGCTGAACCGGCGTTTGGAGTTCTGGTTTAAAATTACGGACGCGCCGCGGTTCGTATACCTGCATTATATGGAGCCGCATACGCCCTACAGGCCGAGGGGAGAAGACGAGGCCGCGCTTAAAACGTATTTCGAACGGGCCCGGAATGAGAAAGTGAGAGAAATCGTACGGGGCCGCTTCTTCGGCGCGCGTTTAACCAAGGACCCGCACTTTAGGCTGGATTATACGCCCGCCGACGTCGCTTTGGCAAAGGCGCTGTACGATAGCGACGTGCGGCGGATGGACGACGTGATAGCGGATTTCCTGGATGAGGTAGTCCCGGCGTATAGCCGCGGCGACGAGGCCGTAGTAGTCATTACCGCCGACCACGGCGAGGAGTTCGGCGAGCACGGCCGGTGGCTCCACGGCGCCGGCTTGCACGGCGAGATAGCGCGCGTCCCGCTGATGGTTCGGGGCGCCGGCCGCGGCAACGTGCGGGGCGCGGTGAACGTCGTCGACATAACGCCGACCGCGGTCGCGCTGGCCGGCGGCGCCCCGCCCGGGAGTTGGATAGGAACGGACTTGACGCCGTACATGAGCGGCGACGGCGCCGTCCCGCCGCGGGAGTTGTTGTTGGAGGGGATAATAGAATACCCGCCCGCTCGAGCCGGCGCGGCGTGGGCGAGCATAGAGCTAGCCGCGACCCTGGATGGCGGTTATTACTACCTGTACGACTACAACGCCGGGCGCGAGTATTTGTACGACGAGGTGCGGGACCTGAATCAGACGTACAACCTGGCCCGGGGCGACGACGAGGCCGCGAACGCCGGCTTGTTGGCGCAACGCCGGGAGGAGCTCGCGTCGCTGAGGGAAGCGGCCCGGGCGCGGGCTTTGACGCCCCGCTACGTACAACTGCCGTCCTCGCTCGAGCGTCAGCTCCGTGCGATGGGGTACGTTAACTAG